In Desulfovibrio sp. 86, the following proteins share a genomic window:
- a CDS encoding sulfite exporter TauE/SafE family protein: MEWLYILMPISGVNIFWPGLIILGFGVGIIGGFFGLGGAWMVTPGLNILGFPMAFAIGTDVAQMAGKSLISTMRHGKFGNVDYMLGITMLIGTVIGVEIGAQMVMWLERIGSVDKVVRWLYVVLLISIAWLVFHDAAVRRRKEREAKAQHKELDATAVGIDWASRLQAIRIPPVVHYKHANITCSAWLPITVSFFTGWLAGILGIGGGLIRMPALVYLVGCPTHLAVGTDLFEVAISGLYGTASYAYKGRVELLAALIMLAGAAVGAQIGVVATKYVKGYGIRFVFGLAVLGCLMSVVLKLLQAEFPSWGWLLGPLATVEVLGFVSAISIYIAVKMVQGAKAELAAKKMRAANS; encoded by the coding sequence ATGGAATGGCTGTATATTTTGATGCCCATTTCCGGCGTGAATATTTTTTGGCCGGGACTGATCATTCTTGGATTCGGCGTGGGTATTATCGGCGGCTTCTTCGGTCTGGGCGGCGCATGGATGGTGACCCCCGGTCTGAACATCCTGGGCTTCCCAATGGCTTTTGCCATCGGCACCGACGTTGCGCAGATGGCCGGTAAATCACTTATTTCGACCATGCGTCACGGCAAGTTCGGCAACGTTGACTATATGCTGGGCATCACCATGCTCATCGGTACGGTCATCGGCGTTGAAATCGGCGCGCAGATGGTCATGTGGCTTGAGCGCATAGGTTCGGTGGACAAGGTCGTTCGCTGGCTCTACGTGGTGCTGCTCATCTCCATTGCATGGCTGGTCTTCCACGACGCCGCCGTGCGCCGCCGTAAGGAGCGCGAGGCCAAGGCGCAGCACAAGGAACTGGACGCCACCGCCGTGGGTATAGACTGGGCTTCACGCCTTCAAGCTATCAGGATTCCTCCCGTTGTACACTACAAGCACGCCAACATCACCTGCTCTGCGTGGCTGCCCATCACGGTCAGCTTTTTCACGGGCTGGCTGGCCGGTATCCTCGGTATCGGCGGCGGTCTCATCCGTATGCCCGCTCTCGTCTATCTTGTGGGCTGCCCCACCCATCTGGCAGTGGGCACGGACCTCTTTGAAGTTGCCATTTCCGGCCTGTACGGCACGGCGTCCTACGCGTACAAGGGTCGCGTGGAGCTCCTGGCCGCCCTCATCATGCTGGCTGGGGCTGCCGTTGGAGCGCAGATAGGCGTGGTGGCCACCAAGTACGTCAAGGGTTACGGCATCCGTTTTGTCTTTGGTCTGGCCGTGCTCGGCTGCCTTATGTCAGTCGTGCTCAAGCTCCTTCAGGCTGAATTTCCGTCCTGGGGCTGGCTGCTTGGCCCTCTGGCCACAGTTGAAGTGCTTGGTTTCGTGAGCGCCATTTCCATCTACATCGCGGTGAAGATGGTGCAGGGCGCCAAGGCGGAATTGGCCGCCAAGAAGATGCGGGCAGCGAACAGCTAG
- a CDS encoding DUF4881 domain-containing protein, with amino-acid sequence MKIRSLLLIMVLGLTTFLAACNFEGGVEQGRCVAFNPEAKTITIIVDVTHDQFNPHYSGGAHTYKLPASPDEMGPTPVVGGRLMIDLAKNTVLIYDNNANAVREIPVQFVDVEKNIQPKHPKVAGKTFPIVDKEQQTVTVYSSRLSALITFKVPASEIDLPVYAWTAGNEMRIAFRTSAKDQAIRIMNVSKTNIFSK; translated from the coding sequence ATGAAGATTCGTAGTTTGCTGCTTATAATGGTTCTTGGACTGACCACCTTTCTCGCCGCCTGCAACTTTGAAGGCGGAGTGGAGCAGGGCCGCTGTGTGGCCTTCAATCCCGAAGCCAAAACAATAACTATCATTGTTGACGTTACCCATGACCAGTTCAACCCCCATTACAGTGGCGGCGCGCACACGTACAAGTTGCCCGCATCCCCCGACGAAATGGGCCCCACTCCCGTAGTGGGCGGTCGTCTGATGATCGATCTGGCCAAGAACACAGTGCTCATTTATGACAACAACGCCAACGCTGTGCGTGAAATACCCGTGCAGTTCGTGGACGTGGAAAAGAACATCCAGCCCAAGCATCCCAAGGTGGCTGGCAAGACGTTCCCCATCGTGGACAAGGAACAGCAGACCGTTACGGTGTATTCCAGCCGTCTGAGCGCCCTGATCACCTTCAAGGTGCCTGCCAGCGAAATCGACCTGCCGGTCTATGCCTGGACGGCCGGCAACGAGATGCGCATCGCCTTCCGCACCAGCGCCAAGGATCAGGCCATCCGCATCATGAACGTAAGCAAGACCAACATCTTCAGCAAGTAA
- a CDS encoding YchJ family protein: MLQQCPCGSGRSLDQCCAPHMDGSVWPNDAETLMRSRYSAYVLGRYQWLVDSTHPDYRDDISVQKLTEQAKDVHWLRLDIGRVEDGVPAGRNGELFDVVEFHAYYEMDGVPRQLGERSFFARHEDKIYYVDGVGLRPEAYRRPEVKVGRNDPCPCGSGKKYKKCCGAEKA; this comes from the coding sequence ATGCTACAACAGTGCCCTTGCGGCAGCGGACGGTCTTTGGACCAGTGCTGTGCCCCCCATATGGATGGGTCGGTCTGGCCCAACGATGCCGAAACACTTATGCGTTCACGGTATTCGGCCTATGTATTGGGCCGTTATCAATGGCTTGTGGACAGCACGCACCCGGACTACCGGGATGACATTTCTGTGCAAAAGCTGACGGAACAGGCCAAGGATGTCCACTGGCTGCGCCTGGATATCGGGCGGGTGGAAGACGGCGTGCCCGCAGGGCGAAACGGCGAACTTTTCGATGTGGTGGAATTTCACGCCTACTACGAAATGGACGGCGTACCCCGGCAGCTTGGCGAACGCAGTTTCTTTGCCCGGCACGAAGACAAGATTTATTATGTGGACGGCGTCGGCCTGCGGCCGGAAGCCTACCGCAGGCCGGAGGTCAAGGTCGGGCGTAATGATCCCTGCCCCTGCGGCAGCGGCAAAAAATACAAAAAATGCTGTGGAGCCGAAAAAGCTTGA
- a CDS encoding glucose-6-phosphate isomerase, with protein MSHYLEWSRAYSHRLNAADAAPLRARAAELGVRLERELAQGTLPFLSMPYRATLERDLPPVLEKVRTRKHMVVLGIGGSALGARALQKAFAPGQDRPGHDGPCLWIADNVCAEEFEALLGSLDAADTSVVCISKSGGTIETLAQYFLVRQWLQDALGQGWHDHMVVVTDATSGYLRQEATQHGLASLEVPDYLGGRYSVLSAVGLLPAGFLGIDWQALLDGAASVARHLVENPRALGQHPSFALACWARALELQEYSQLILFCYVPQWAALGPWFAQLWAESLGKDGQGILPVAATGVTDQHSVNQMFLSGPRNKGCIFLTSRGQAAGRVFGQDLPQEWAWLRGKPLGALLEAEALGTRMALCMNAVPLVHIDMDGTGPRAAGAFMLLMEAATLFTGWLMDVNPLDQPAVELGKRLANARLGAPGYAAEHADLDTFMAVPTQEQAF; from the coding sequence ATGTCTCATTATCTTGAATGGTCACGGGCCTACAGCCACAGGCTGAACGCGGCGGACGCCGCCCCCCTTCGGGCCAGGGCCGCCGAACTGGGCGTCCGCTTGGAGCGTGAGCTGGCTCAGGGCACCCTGCCTTTTCTTTCAATGCCGTACAGGGCGACGCTTGAGCGGGATCTGCCGCCGGTTCTTGAAAAGGTGCGCACCCGCAAACACATGGTTGTTCTGGGCATAGGCGGTTCGGCTCTGGGCGCGCGGGCACTGCAAAAAGCCTTTGCGCCGGGGCAGGACAGGCCGGGACATGACGGCCCGTGCCTGTGGATTGCCGACAACGTGTGCGCTGAAGAATTTGAAGCCCTGCTTGGCAGTCTTGACGCGGCGGACACGTCCGTGGTCTGCATCAGCAAGTCTGGCGGCACCATTGAAACTCTGGCCCAGTATTTTCTTGTGCGCCAGTGGCTTCAGGACGCTCTGGGCCAGGGCTGGCATGACCACATGGTGGTGGTTACCGACGCCACATCCGGCTATCTGCGGCAGGAGGCCACCCAGCACGGTCTGGCTTCGCTGGAAGTTCCGGACTATCTGGGCGGGCGCTATTCGGTGCTTTCCGCCGTGGGGCTGCTGCCCGCTGGATTTCTGGGCATTGACTGGCAGGCCCTCCTGGACGGCGCGGCCAGTGTGGCCCGTCATCTGGTGGAAAACCCGCGCGCCCTGGGGCAGCACCCGTCCTTTGCGCTTGCCTGCTGGGCCAGGGCGCTGGAACTGCAGGAATACAGCCAGCTCATCCTGTTCTGCTACGTGCCGCAATGGGCGGCCCTTGGCCCGTGGTTTGCGCAACTGTGGGCCGAAAGTCTGGGCAAGGACGGCCAGGGCATTCTGCCAGTGGCTGCCACTGGGGTTACGGATCAGCATTCGGTCAACCAGATGTTTTTGAGCGGCCCGCGCAACAAGGGCTGCATCTTTTTGACCAGCCGGGGGCAGGCTGCGGGCCGCGTCTTTGGTCAGGATCTGCCGCAGGAATGGGCCTGGCTGCGGGGCAAGCCCCTGGGCGCGCTGCTTGAGGCCGAGGCCCTGGGCACGCGCATGGCCCTTTGCATGAATGCGGTGCCGCTGGTGCACATTGATATGGACGGCACGGGCCCCAGGGCCGCCGGGGCCTTTATGCTGCTCATGGAGGCGGCGACCCTGTTTACTGGCTGGCTTATGGACGTGAACCCTCTGGATCAGCCTGCGGTGGAACTGGGCAAGCGCCTGGCCAACGCCCGTCTGGGCGCGCCCGGCTATGCGGCCGAGCATGCGGATCTGGATACTTTTATGGCCGTGCCCACGCAAGAGCAGGCATTTTAA
- a CDS encoding sensor histidine kinase → MFFKKKRSATNSDSGCAPRGPQAEDGAQTYAGGVQDWSPSNPCGPVPTAQGDADGGLPLSYARPLSWLSLVVILLTSLGLSFFISNSARETLLTRQEGFARLLVENLNSQIFRRFALPTLMGYGRIALRQPAQYERLDQVVQSVLQGLPVERLRIYDFSRLVAYSTHKEEVGRAGLSPDNLEDILYGGAPSSEIVSTIPAWQAPFRLPLEEGTFVLRVLYPLKGEPLQPGLEAPIMGALELTQDITGDYEQVLTFQGIIVVMCLMSSVVLFGLLLMLIHRSERVLAERMQKNRQLEKQLHSNERFVSMGRVIASIAHEIRNPLGIIRSSAELLQRRTDKADASTRRILGAIFDESVRLSQTVNDFLDYARPRQPKQDLVDVSLVLDQLLAFLEGDMARRGVAVERETEESLFVHGDKDLLYRAFYNILVNGQQAMDGPGILRISANHDGDGHVRLEFLDSGPGFDAAIVGNLLDPFFTTKDGGTGLGLPIVQSIITSHGGEIQLENGPEGGALVRVLLPEAHTGAQE, encoded by the coding sequence ATGTTCTTCAAAAAAAAGCGGAGCGCAACGAACAGTGATTCGGGCTGCGCGCCGCGCGGCCCGCAGGCTGAAGACGGCGCACAGACGTATGCGGGCGGCGTTCAGGACTGGAGCCCGAGCAATCCTTGCGGGCCTGTTCCCACTGCACAGGGCGACGCTGACGGCGGCCTGCCGCTGAGCTACGCCCGTCCTTTGTCGTGGCTTTCACTGGTGGTCATTTTGCTCACCAGTCTGGGGCTTTCTTTCTTTATCTCCAATTCGGCGCGCGAAACGCTGCTGACCCGGCAGGAAGGCTTTGCCCGCCTGCTGGTGGAAAACCTCAACAGCCAGATATTCCGGCGTTTCGCCCTGCCGACGCTGATGGGCTACGGGCGCATCGCCCTGCGCCAGCCCGCCCAGTACGAAAGACTTGACCAGGTCGTGCAGTCCGTTCTTCAAGGGCTGCCGGTGGAGCGTCTGCGCATTTACGACTTTTCCCGGCTGGTGGCCTATTCCACCCACAAGGAAGAAGTGGGCCGGGCCGGACTTTCCCCCGACAATCTCGAAGACATACTGTACGGCGGAGCGCCTTCGTCTGAAATAGTCTCAACCATACCCGCTTGGCAGGCCCCTTTCAGGTTGCCGCTGGAGGAGGGCACCTTTGTTCTGCGCGTGCTCTATCCCCTGAAAGGCGAACCCCTGCAGCCAGGACTGGAGGCTCCCATCATGGGCGCTCTGGAACTCACGCAGGATATTACGGGCGACTATGAACAGGTGCTGACCTTTCAGGGCATCATTGTGGTCATGTGCCTCATGTCTTCCGTGGTGCTTTTCGGCCTGCTGCTCATGCTTATCCACCGTTCGGAGCGCGTACTGGCCGAGCGCATGCAAAAAAACCGGCAGCTTGAAAAACAGTTGCACAGCAACGAGCGTTTTGTGAGCATGGGGCGCGTCATCGCCAGCATTGCCCACGAAATACGCAATCCCCTCGGTATCATCCGCTCCAGCGCCGAATTGCTGCAACGCCGCACAGACAAGGCCGATGCAAGCACGCGGCGTATTCTGGGCGCGATTTTTGACGAATCTGTGCGCCTGTCGCAGACGGTAAACGATTTTCTGGACTACGCCCGTCCCCGTCAACCCAAGCAGGATCTCGTTGATGTGAGCCTTGTGCTGGATCAGCTGCTGGCTTTTCTTGAAGGAGACATGGCCCGGCGCGGCGTGGCTGTGGAGCGTGAGACTGAAGAATCGCTCTTTGTACACGGCGACAAGGATTTGCTGTACCGCGCATTTTACAATATCCTGGTTAACGGACAACAGGCGATGGACGGGCCGGGCATCCTGCGCATCAGCGCCAACCACGACGGCGACGGCCATGTGCGGCTGGAATTTCTTGATTCCGGGCCGGGCTTTGACGCAGCCATAGTGGGCAACCTGCTGGATCCCTTCTTTACGACCAAAGACGGGGGCACAGGCTTGGGCCTGCCCATTGTACAGTCCATTATCACCAGCCACGGCGGCGAGATCCAGCTGGAAAACGGCCCGGAAGGCGGCGCTCTTGTACGTGTGCTGCTGCCCGAGGCTCATACCGGGGCACAGGAATAG
- a CDS encoding sigma-54-dependent transcriptional regulator — protein sequence MSEKAHILIIDDEKNYLLVLQTLLEDEGYVVTAISDPETALAFLEESEVDVVVTDMKMPKVTGREVLERVKKRWPYIPVLIMTAFGSIESAVDVMKYGAFDYITKPFSNDELLLSIHNAVELARAHRQYRLLQEVMEDRYGVHKIVGRSRAIRDVLVMVERAAPSRSTVLITGESGTGKELVARAIHYTSPRKDNPFVSVNCMALNPGVLESELFGHEKGSFTGAVAMRRGRFEQADGGTLFLDEIAELTPDLQVKLLRVLQERRFERVGGGEEIEVDIRVVAATNKDLAALVEKGAFRDDLYYRLNVVQVPLPPLRERREDIPLLVAHFVEKVCTDNSMPPKTFSTEALNYLTGYEWPGNIRQLENVVESCLVLVPGSVINVDNLPAEIRDEESQFKSAVDLLPVQLDLADTLEKIEAALIRRALVRADLVQVKAAEYLGISKSLLQYKLKKYAITGH from the coding sequence ATGAGCGAAAAAGCGCATATTCTTATTATCGACGACGAAAAAAACTATCTGCTTGTTCTGCAGACCCTGCTGGAAGACGAAGGATACGTAGTCACCGCCATCAGCGACCCCGAAACCGCCCTGGCCTTTCTTGAAGAAAGCGAGGTGGATGTGGTGGTGACGGATATGAAGATGCCCAAGGTCACCGGGCGTGAGGTGCTTGAAAGAGTAAAGAAACGCTGGCCCTATATTCCGGTGCTCATCATGACGGCCTTTGGGTCCATCGAAAGCGCTGTGGACGTGATGAAGTACGGGGCATTCGACTATATTACCAAGCCTTTTTCCAACGACGAGCTTTTGCTTTCCATCCATAACGCCGTGGAACTCGCCCGTGCTCACAGGCAGTACCGCCTCTTGCAGGAAGTTATGGAAGACCGCTACGGCGTGCACAAGATCGTGGGGCGCAGCCGCGCCATACGCGACGTGCTTGTCATGGTTGAGCGGGCCGCGCCCAGCCGCTCCACGGTGCTCATCACCGGCGAATCGGGCACCGGCAAGGAACTTGTGGCGCGTGCCATACACTATACAAGCCCCCGCAAGGACAATCCCTTCGTGTCCGTCAACTGCATGGCCCTCAACCCCGGCGTGCTGGAAAGCGAGCTTTTCGGGCACGAAAAAGGCTCCTTCACCGGCGCTGTGGCCATGCGGCGCGGCCGCTTTGAACAGGCCGACGGGGGCACGCTTTTTCTGGACGAAATAGCCGAACTCACGCCCGACCTTCAGGTCAAGCTTTTGCGTGTGCTTCAGGAACGGCGGTTCGAGCGCGTGGGCGGCGGCGAAGAAATTGAGGTGGACATCCGCGTGGTGGCAGCCACAAACAAGGATCTTGCCGCCCTGGTGGAAAAGGGCGCGTTTCGTGATGACCTGTATTACAGGCTCAACGTTGTGCAGGTTCCCCTGCCGCCCCTGCGCGAGCGCCGCGAGGACATCCCGCTGCTGGTGGCCCACTTTGTGGAAAAAGTCTGCACCGATAACAGCATGCCCCCCAAAACCTTCAGCACCGAGGCCCTCAATTACCTGACGGGCTACGAGTGGCCGGGCAATATCCGGCAGCTTGAAAATGTGGTGGAGAGCTGTCTTGTGCTGGTGCCCGGTTCGGTCATCAATGTGGACAATCTGCCCGCAGAGATTCGCGATGAAGAATCGCAGTTCAAAAGCGCCGTAGACCTTCTGCCCGTGCAGCTCGACCTTGCCGACACCCTGGAAAAAATCGAAGCCGCCCTCATACGCAGGGCGCTGGTGCGGGCTGATCTCGTTCAGGTCAAAGCTGCGGAATATCTTGGTATTTCAAAAAGCTTGCTGCAATATAAGCTGAAAAAGTACGCCATAACAGGGCATTAG
- a CDS encoding NAD(P)-dependent malic enzyme, with amino-acid sequence MSRIKNLRDEALAMHKEYQGKIEVRVKVPVNDADDLTLAYSPGVAEPCMEIFRQPETLDVYTNHSNFVCVVSNGTAVLGLGDIGPAAAMPVMEGKSLLFKTFGDVDAFPVCVNTKDTAKIVELVELMSPTFGGVNLEDIKAPECFVIEDSLKKNGIFKGPIFHDDQHGTAVVTLAGLISALKIVNKKLEDITVVTSGAGAAGIAIIKLLMALGLKNVIMCDSRGPIWEGRPEGMNSYKEDIARRTNPQKIKGGLADAIKGADVFIGVSAPDTLTEDMIRSMAKDPIVFAQANPIPEIWPLQRARDAGAKVIATGRSDCPNQINNVLAFPGIFRGALDVAATDINDAMKIAAAYAIADLVKPEELNQEFIIPSTLNPEVAPRVAAATAKAAMESGIARKPMDPEVVAQNLKKRLANRKG; translated from the coding sequence ATGTCTCGTATCAAGAATCTGCGGGATGAAGCCCTGGCCATGCACAAGGAGTATCAGGGCAAGATAGAGGTGCGCGTCAAAGTGCCCGTGAATGACGCCGATGACCTTACCCTGGCCTATTCCCCCGGCGTTGCCGAGCCCTGCATGGAAATCTTCCGTCAGCCCGAAACGCTTGATGTCTACACAAACCACTCCAACTTTGTCTGCGTGGTTTCCAACGGCACAGCAGTGCTGGGCCTGGGGGACATCGGCCCTGCCGCCGCCATGCCGGTTATGGAGGGCAAATCCCTGCTCTTCAAAACCTTTGGCGATGTGGATGCCTTCCCCGTTTGCGTCAACACCAAGGATACCGCGAAAATCGTTGAACTGGTGGAACTCATGTCGCCCACCTTCGGCGGCGTGAACCTTGAGGATATCAAGGCTCCCGAGTGCTTTGTCATTGAAGACAGCCTGAAAAAGAACGGCATCTTCAAAGGCCCCATCTTTCACGATGACCAGCACGGCACAGCCGTTGTCACCTTGGCCGGGCTTATCAGCGCGCTCAAGATCGTGAACAAGAAACTGGAAGACATCACCGTCGTCACCAGCGGCGCAGGGGCAGCGGGCATTGCCATCATCAAGCTGCTCATGGCGCTTGGCCTGAAAAACGTCATCATGTGCGACTCGCGCGGCCCCATCTGGGAAGGCCGCCCCGAGGGCATGAATTCCTACAAGGAAGACATCGCCCGCCGCACCAATCCCCAAAAAATCAAGGGCGGCCTAGCCGACGCCATCAAGGGCGCGGACGTCTTCATCGGCGTGTCCGCACCGGACACCCTTACTGAAGACATGATACGCAGCATGGCCAAAGACCCCATCGTCTTCGCGCAGGCCAACCCCATACCTGAAATCTGGCCGCTGCAGCGCGCCAGGGACGCCGGGGCCAAAGTGATTGCCACGGGCCGTTCCGATTGCCCCAACCAGATCAACAACGTGCTGGCCTTCCCCGGCATCTTCCGGGGAGCTCTGGACGTGGCCGCCACGGATATCAACGATGCCATGAAGATCGCGGCGGCCTATGCCATAGCCGATCTGGTCAAGCCGGAAGAGCTGAACCAGGAATTTATCATCCCCTCCACGCTCAACCCCGAAGTAGCGCCGCGAGTGGCCGCTGCCACCGCCAAGGCTGCCATGGAAAGCGGCATCGCCCGCAAGCCGATGGACCCGGAAGTTGTGGCCCAAAACCTCAAAAAGCGCCTGGCCAACCGCAAAGGCTGA
- a CDS encoding FCD domain-containing protein, which produces MTTTNANNGSAERLQGRRRSIQRPRVHVEVLSCLLEDIQSGVYQVGQKLPSERELMDEFGVGRPAVREALSALARMGLIEVSPGMRARVCRLTLNPLLREMRATMEIYSSTNDGWRQMHDLRQFFETAVARHAARHMTDEHLGELERILQRQRALLDNSEIREFAEADIDFHRYLVHCVSNSFLDIISNGFSGWLITPLYASMQVRKQSELAYKAHVRIYEALQQRDADAAEEAMRAHLGEMRGIYQVDVMSDTEKNR; this is translated from the coding sequence ATGACGACCACCAATGCGAATAATGGCAGTGCGGAACGGCTGCAGGGCAGAAGACGCAGCATCCAGCGTCCGCGCGTGCATGTGGAGGTGCTGTCCTGCCTGTTGGAAGATATACAATCTGGCGTATACCAGGTGGGGCAAAAGCTGCCTTCCGAACGTGAACTTATGGATGAATTCGGCGTTGGTCGGCCTGCCGTGCGCGAGGCGCTTTCAGCCCTGGCGCGCATGGGCCTTATAGAGGTGTCGCCCGGCATGCGCGCGCGGGTGTGTCGGCTTACGCTCAATCCCCTGCTGCGCGAAATGCGCGCCACCATGGAAATTTACTCCAGCACGAATGACGGCTGGCGGCAGATGCACGATCTGCGGCAGTTCTTTGAAACGGCGGTGGCGCGTCATGCGGCCCGGCATATGACAGACGAGCATCTGGGCGAACTTGAGCGCATACTGCAACGGCAGCGCGCTTTGCTGGACAATTCTGAAATACGGGAATTTGCCGAGGCGGACATTGATTTTCACCGCTATCTTGTCCACTGCGTCTCAAACAGTTTTCTGGATATCATTTCCAACGGGTTCTCGGGCTGGCTGATCACGCCTCTGTATGCCTCCATGCAGGTGCGCAAGCAGAGTGAACTGGCATACAAGGCCCATGTGCGGATTTACGAAGCGTTGCAGCAGCGTGACGCCGACGCTGCGGAAGAGGCCATGCGCGCCCACCTGGGAGAAATGCGCGGCATTTATCAGGTGGATGTCATGTCTGACACGGAAAAAAACCGCTAG